One genomic region from Methanorbis furvi encodes:
- a CDS encoding 4Fe-4S dicluster domain-containing protein: NWGVVGDKAGKATFVEVCSEKGAMLFDAAVKAGAISSSAPDAKGLEIRGKIENVMIKMGKKAQEHQFGELGTGTERLNKIMAEASKCIKCYGCIENCPICYCVECSTKKPHLVRPGIVPPDFMFQMIRFAHIADSCINCGQCSELCPMDIPNSLYMHSQQVELEKMFGHKPGYDMTMPVLSYAEEMEERERLHATGSDMIYDNVFNE; this comes from the coding sequence GTAACTGGGGTGTTGTCGGCGATAAGGCTGGCAAAGCAACGTTTGTTGAGGTCTGTTCCGAGAAGGGTGCAATGCTCTTTGATGCAGCGGTGAAGGCAGGAGCGATCAGCTCATCTGCACCGGACGCGAAGGGACTTGAGATCCGCGGAAAGATCGAGAACGTGATGATTAAGATGGGCAAGAAGGCGCAGGAACACCAGTTCGGAGAACTTGGTACCGGCACCGAACGCCTCAACAAAATCATGGCCGAGGCATCCAAGTGTATCAAATGCTACGGATGTATCGAGAACTGTCCGATCTGCTACTGTGTCGAGTGTTCGACCAAGAAGCCGCACCTCGTCCGCCCGGGAATTGTTCCTCCGGACTTTATGTTCCAGATGATCCGCTTTGCCCACATTGCGGACTCCTGTATCAACTGCGGTCAGTGCAGTGAACTCTGTCCGATGGACATCCCGAACTCACTCTACATGCACTCCCAGCAGGTTGAGCTTGAGAAGATGTTCGGCCACAAGCCGGGTTACGACATGACCATGCCGGTCCTTTCCTATGCTGAGGAGATGGAGGAACGCGAGCGTCTGCAC